A window of Dysidea avara chromosome 1, odDysAvar1.4, whole genome shotgun sequence genomic DNA:
TTATACCGAAGATGGTGGACGTAACTGATTCAGTTAATGAAACCAGGAATCAAGGAACATCAGAGTCTGTAGGAGGTACAGCAGATGAGGTATTGTTACCGTTTGTGTCGAGAGGGTTTGTGTGTTTGGAGGGAGGTACCGAGAAAGTTCCAATTAATGTGTTAAGGGACACTGGAGCCACACAGTCACTATTGTTGGACAGTGTGTTGCCATTTTCTGACCAGACCTCAGCTGGAGTTAGTGTGCTATTGCAAGGAGTAGAGATGGGAGTTATCAGTGTACCCTTACATGTGGTTAGCCTACAGTCTGACATAGTTTCAGGTGTTGTTGCTGTAGGTTTACGCCCCTCCCTACCTGTAAAAGGAGTGTCAATGATACTAGGTAATGATTTGGCGGGGGACAAGGTCACAGGTGAACCACGAGTGTCGGAGGTTCCTTGTTCAATTACAGAAGCAGAGCAATTCAGTTGCTTCTTTCCTTCATGTGCTGTAACCCGAGCAATGGCAAAAGCGGCTGAGAAGGCTGCGGATGAGAACAACAGACCAGAGGAATTTTCCAATGGCTGTAGAGAAGAGTCAGTGGTTATTAATTCTGGAACCCCTTCCTCACACGGTGTGCCAGAAATGAACAGTCAACCAGGTTGTAATCACCCACTAGGGTTGTCTCCCTCAAGGTTAGTTGCAGAGCAAGAGAGAGACTTTGAGATTATGAACATTAAGAAGGGGGCATTAAGTGAGAGAGAAGCAGAGAAAGTTCCAGTGTGTTATTTTTTGAATAGTGGTAATGTTGTGATGAGGAAGTGGCGACCGCCGAATGTTCCGGCATCTAACGAATGGAGTGTGGTTTACCAGGTTGTGGTCCCACCACCCTATAGGAAAGACATTTTAGTTTTGGCTCACGATACACCTTTAGCAGGTCACCTTGGTATTGCGAAAACGTATCGTAAAGTGTTAGGTCACTTCTATTGGCCTGGGTTGCATGGTGACGTTAAGAAGTTTTGTAAAACATGTCATGTCTGTCAGCTCGCAGGGAAACCCAATCAGCACCCACCAGTGTCTCCCCTTATTCCTATACCCACTATGGAGGAACCCTTTAGTCGTATTATTGTGGATTGTGTGGGGCCGTTGCCCAAGACTCGTGCAGGAAATCAATACCTCCTTACCATTATGTGTGCTTCAACTCGGTTCCCGGAAGCCATTCCGTTGCGTAATATTAAAGCAGATAAGATTGTAAAGGCTTTAATAAAATTCTTTACGTTTGTAGGGCTTCCGAAAGTGGTGCAGTCAGACCAAGGGTCTAACTTTATGTCTGGGTTGTTCCAGAGTGTTATGGTCCAACTGGGTATTCACCAAGTCAAATCCACAGCATATCACCCACAAAGCCAGGGGGCACTGGAAAGGTTTCACCAAACCTTGAAGTCAATGATGAGAGCCTATTGTATGACACAGAAGCATGACTGGGATGAGGGTATCCCTTTGCTGTTGTTTGCAGCCAGAGAGTCAGCACAGGAATCCTTAGGGTTTTCCCCATTTGAATTAGTTTTTGGTCATCTCCCTCGAGGTCCGCTTAAACTGCTTAAGGAATCTTGGCTAAACAGTGACAATGATTCGTCACACAGTGTTATCACGCACATTACTGATGTGCGCGAGAGACTTAAGGTGGCTAATAAGTTAGCACAGAAAAACTTGAGATCCTCACAGAGTCGAATGAAACAGTGGTATGACAAAAAAGCCAGATCCCGCACCTTTCAACCAGGAGATCAAGTACTAGTTCTCCTACCTATACATGGTCAGCCATTACAGGCACGTTATTGTGGTCCGTACACCGTAGAACAGAAGGTGAACGATGTTGACTATTTGATTCAGACTCCTGGCCGGCGGAAGGAGAAGAGACTATGTCATGTGAACATGCTCAAGCCATACCATGGTAGAGAAGGTAACAACGATCCAGTGTCTGTTGTTTCGAATTGTGTTAGTGTTGGTAGGAAGGAGCTGAATGATAGGACACTGGAGGATGAGGAGATAGGAAGGAGCCTAAGGTTGAAAAATTCGGATGTGCTGTTGAATTTAGAGCAGAAGCTGAGCCACTTGCCACTACAGGAAAAGGAGGTGTTAACGAAGCTGATATGTGAGTTTACTGATTTGTTTCCTGATGTACCAGGGAAGACCACAGTTACAGTACATGATGTTGATGTGGGAGAAACATCCCCTATTAAGCAGCACCCTTACAGGGTTAACCCAGTGAAGTTAAAATTAATGAGGAATGAAATAGAGTATATGCTACGAAATGGAATTATTGAGCCTAGCCAAAGTCAGTGGAGCTCTCCTTGCGTTCTCGTGCCAAAGTCGGATGGCACATATAGATTTTGCACTGACTTTCGGAAGTTGAATGGAGTTTCTAAGACGGATTCCTACCCAATTCCCAGGGTGGATGACTGTATTGACAGAATTGGTCATGCTAAATATGTTAGCATATTTGATTTACTGAAGGGGTACTGGC
This region includes:
- the LOC136246639 gene encoding uncharacterized protein → MSLDIESFVKEPSLTVLSKLKRAELTQLAGHYKLTVANGAKKGEIRQIIVKYLHEEELISDDEIEEPSAIAIRRLELEARAKEREAELKVKELQLREKELEVQLRLKELEVSKSAAVSPPTSSRETGSRDIFDVSRHMKFVPSFSETEVDKFFLHFEKVAQSLKWPKDSWTLLLQSGLVGKARAVYSALSIEESSEYETVKTSILKAYELVPEAYRQRFRDSKKTDKQTYVEFGREKEMLFDRWCLSKNVDKNYVQLRQLVLVEEFKNCLPTELKTYIDEQKGENLHQAAVLADDYTLTHKPVFRHQSRDLPPHAGNRGYSSNPLSGGGGSQASGRASDPPVRRSQRFTTGPTCYYCKKKGHVMSECRALERKNHRVESDSLIIPKMVDVTDSVNETRNQGTSESVGGTADEVLLPFVSRGFVCLEGGTEKVPINVLRDTGATQSLLLDSVLPFSDQTSAGVSVLLQGVEMGVISVPLHVVSLQSDIVSGVVAVGLRPSLPVKGVSMILGNDLAGDKVTGEPRVSEVPCSITEAEQFSCFFPSCAVTRAMAKAAEKAADENNRPEEFSNGCREESVVINSGTPSSHGVPEMNSQPGCNHPLGLSPSRLVAEQERDFEIMNIKKGALSEREAEKVPVCYFLNSGNVVMRKWRPPNVPASNEWSVVYQVVVPPPYRKDILVLAHDTPLAGHLGIAKTYRKVLGHFYWPGLHGDVKKFCKTCHVCQLAGKPNQHPPVSPLIPIPTMEEPFSRIIVDCVGPLPKTRAGNQYLLTIMCASTRFPEAIPLRNIKADKIVKALIKFFTFVGLPKVVQSDQGSNFMSGLFQSVMVQLGIHQVKSTAYHPQSQGALERFHQTLKSMMRAYCMTQKHDWDEGIPLLLFAARESAQESLGFSPFELVFGHLPRGPLKLLKESWLNSDNDSSHSVITHITDVRERLKVANKLAQKNLRSSQSRMKQWYDKKARSRTFQPGDQVLVLLPIHGQPLQARYCGPYTVEQKVNDVDYLIQTPGRRKEKRLCHVNMLKPYHGREGNNDPVSVVSNCVSVGRKELNDRTLEDEEIGRSLRLKNSDVLLNLEQKLSHLPLQEKEVLTKLICEFTDLFPDVPGKTTVTVHDVDVGETSPIKQHPYRVNPVKLKLMRNEIEYMLRNGIIEPSQSQWSSPCVLVPKSDGTYRFCTDFRKLNGVSKTDSYPIPRVDDCIDRIGHAKYVSIFDLLKGYWQVPLTRRAQELSAFATPDGLFQYCVMPFGMKNAPATFQRMVNGVIRGLEGCDAYIDDLVIYSDSWEDHIQLLQKFFSRLRGAHLTVNLSKSEFCRARVKFLGHIVGQGEVAPVVSKVEAILKFPTPVDKREIMRFLGMAGYYRKFCYNFSTIAEPLTTLLQKQKKFVWSTECQHAFEKIKSLLLSAPVLKAPDFKKPFKLQVDASDIGIGAVLLQEGRCSIDHPVCYFSYKFNKHQVNYSTTEKETLALLLALQHFDVYLGTTIAPVEVYTDHNPLVFIEKMKNKNQRLLRWSLAFQEYNLKIRHIKGRDNVIADALSRATV